A genome region from Streptomyces antimycoticus includes the following:
- a CDS encoding dihydrodipicolinate synthase family protein: MTIGVSGDADAARGLNAGCDAWYSVIGGLFPEVALALTRAAQTGRAERAEQESQRLQPLWDLFAQHGGSLRVVAAAAARLGLTAPRNLPLPLRGLDAKERAQVATVIEDLQLHP; this comes from the coding sequence GTGACGATCGGCGTCAGCGGCGACGCGGACGCGGCCAGGGGCCTGAACGCGGGATGCGACGCCTGGTACTCGGTGATCGGCGGCCTCTTCCCCGAGGTGGCCCTCGCCCTCACCCGGGCCGCACAGACCGGCCGGGCCGAGCGGGCCGAGCAGGAATCCCAGCGGCTCCAGCCCCTGTGGGACCTCTTCGCCCAGCACGGCGGGTCGCTGCGTGTCGTCGCGGCGGCCGCCGCCCGCCTCGGCCTCACCGCGCCCCGCAACCTCCCGCTTCCCCTCCGCGGCCTCGACGCGAAGGAACGCGCGCAGGTCGCCACGGTGATCGAGGACCTGCAACTCCATCCATGA
- a CDS encoding dihydrodipicolinate synthase family protein, with product MFTGLSAFPLTPIPGNGSIDEQAYGRLVRRLATAGVDSIGALGSTGSYAYLTRPERARAARIAVEHADGVPVIVGIGALRTRHVLEAAEDAQNAGAAGVLLAPVSYQPLTDDDVFGLFEDVTASLSVPLVVYDNPRTTRFTFTDELYARLGRLPNVASIKIPGVPADPAAARARIEHLRHLCPPR from the coding sequence GTGTTCACCGGTCTGAGCGCCTTCCCGCTCACCCCGATCCCCGGCAACGGAAGCATCGATGAGCAGGCGTACGGCCGGCTCGTCCGCCGGCTCGCCACAGCCGGTGTCGACTCGATCGGGGCGCTCGGCTCCACGGGCTCGTACGCCTACCTGACCCGCCCCGAGCGGGCCCGCGCCGCCCGTATCGCGGTGGAGCACGCCGACGGAGTCCCGGTGATCGTCGGAATCGGGGCCCTGCGCACCCGGCACGTGCTGGAAGCGGCCGAGGACGCCCAGAACGCCGGGGCAGCCGGAGTCCTGCTGGCGCCGGTGTCCTACCAGCCGCTCACCGACGACGATGTATTCGGCCTCTTCGAGGACGTCACGGCGAGCCTGTCCGTCCCCCTGGTGGTCTACGACAACCCCCGCACGACGCGCTTCACCTTCACCGACGAGCTGTACGCGCGGCTGGGCCGGCTCCCCAACGTGGCTTCCATCAAGATCCCCGGGGTGCCCGCCGACCCCGCGGCGGCCCGGGCCCGCATCGAGCACCTGCGGCACCTCTGCCCGCCACGGTGA
- a CDS encoding helix-turn-helix domain-containing protein — protein MAETEAALRTLAYNVRTARTRAGLSLDELGRRAKVSKGSLFALEKAQGNPNFATLVRLADTLGVSVSALMEGAPQERVRVVSAEAVMPLWAGTHGSEARLMLTTSGPTTVEVWRWKLQPGEEYPSHPHQAGVVETLSVTAGRMVLVVDGVEHPVEAGQTATFDGDTPHTYRGDGGGTCHLIMTVHLPPGPA, from the coding sequence ATGGCGGAGACCGAGGCGGCTCTGCGGACGCTGGCGTACAACGTCAGAACCGCTCGCACGCGCGCGGGGCTGTCCTTGGACGAACTCGGCCGACGGGCCAAGGTCAGCAAGGGCTCACTGTTCGCTCTGGAGAAGGCCCAGGGGAATCCGAACTTCGCCACCCTGGTCCGGCTGGCCGACACCCTCGGCGTCTCGGTGTCCGCCCTGATGGAGGGGGCGCCCCAGGAGCGCGTCCGGGTCGTGTCCGCCGAGGCCGTGATGCCACTGTGGGCGGGAACGCACGGCAGCGAGGCCCGGCTGATGCTGACGACCTCCGGGCCGACCACGGTCGAGGTCTGGCGCTGGAAACTCCAGCCCGGCGAGGAGTACCCCAGCCACCCCCACCAGGCCGGCGTCGTGGAGACCCTCAGTGTCACGGCCGGCCGGATGGTGCTGGTCGTCGACGGCGTCGAGCATCCCGTCGAAGCCGGGCAGACCGCCACCTTCGACGGCGACACCCCCCACACCTACCGCGGCGACGGCGGCGGGACCTGCCATCTGATCATGACCGTCCACCTGCCACCCGGCCCTGCCTGA
- a CDS encoding MFS transporter, with translation MSERAKESVIRAPGIPHLLMVVLCCFSGFALLLPVSPAWAVSGGADEFGAGLVTAVLMAATVLAQLCVKTALRVLGWTRTLVLGSLLLGLPALLQALSDHLLPILLTTAFRGVGFGIVTVCGSTAAAALAPRGRQGAAIGLYGFAVALPQVALTPAAPWLVDTFALPAIIACGALPVLALPWTRALGRVVEDRIGGPAPEDSHPRHPAPATTVLRRILLPLTVLLLVTAAGGAVLTFAPQFTTTPTLAATALLALTATAAVSRWGCGVLADRIALRPISGVLASAACAGLALIALAVGSESIPVLVLPAGLLVLGAAYGGLQSLTLVQAFTYAGAENRHTTSVAWNIGYDAGTGLGSLMLGLAAQAATFSTGFATMSAVMAVAALTVLLTGHRPATGRSANSRRRTHSRKRRSLTDR, from the coding sequence ATGTCCGAGCGCGCGAAAGAATCCGTCATACGGGCCCCGGGCATACCGCACCTGCTGATGGTGGTGCTCTGCTGCTTCTCCGGATTCGCCCTGCTGCTGCCGGTCTCCCCGGCATGGGCCGTCAGCGGAGGAGCCGACGAGTTCGGTGCCGGACTCGTCACCGCCGTCCTGATGGCCGCCACCGTCCTGGCCCAGCTGTGCGTCAAAACGGCGCTGCGCGTCCTCGGCTGGACCCGCACCCTCGTCCTCGGTTCCCTGCTGCTCGGCCTGCCCGCCCTGCTGCAAGCCCTCAGCGACCACCTGTTGCCCATCCTGCTGACCACAGCCTTCCGCGGAGTGGGCTTCGGCATCGTCACCGTCTGTGGATCCACCGCCGCCGCCGCGCTGGCCCCGCGCGGACGCCAGGGAGCGGCCATCGGCCTCTACGGCTTCGCGGTCGCTCTCCCCCAGGTCGCCCTCACCCCGGCGGCACCCTGGCTGGTGGACACGTTCGCCCTCCCCGCGATCATCGCGTGCGGCGCGCTCCCCGTTCTGGCGCTGCCCTGGACACGAGCCCTCGGCCGCGTCGTCGAGGACCGCATCGGCGGCCCCGCGCCAGAGGACAGCCACCCGCGGCACCCCGCCCCCGCGACCACGGTGCTCCGGCGCATCCTGCTCCCGCTCACCGTGCTGCTGCTGGTCACGGCCGCGGGCGGGGCCGTACTCACCTTCGCTCCGCAGTTCACCACCACCCCGACGCTGGCCGCCACGGCCCTTCTCGCCCTCACCGCCACCGCCGCGGTGTCCCGTTGGGGTTGCGGAGTGCTGGCCGACCGGATCGCTCTGCGGCCGATCAGCGGCGTCCTCGCCTCGGCCGCGTGTGCGGGCCTGGCGCTGATCGCCCTGGCCGTGGGCTCGGAGAGCATCCCCGTCCTCGTCCTGCCGGCCGGACTGCTCGTCCTGGGAGCGGCGTACGGAGGGCTGCAGAGCCTCACACTGGTGCAGGCGTTCACCTACGCGGGAGCGGAGAACCGGCATACGACCTCAGTCGCGTGGAACATCGGCTACGACGCGGGCACCGGACTCGGCTCCCTCATGCTGGGCCTGGCAGCCCAAGCCGCCACCTTCTCCACCGGCTTCGCCACGATGTCCGCGGTGATGGCGGTCGCGGCCCTCACGGTTCTCCTCACCGGTCACCGACCGGCCACCGGCCGCTCGGCGAACAGCCGCCGGCGTACGCACAGCCGAAAGCGCCGATCGCTCACCGACCGCTAG
- a CDS encoding phosphotransferase family protein translates to MSRHLEAGERVVGTQALHGGITADMRRLTIGTRDGDTRHLVLRTFVNMEHAEDWLNREAGALTLLTGTGVPAPGLVAVDPTAAQCAYPSLLMTHLAGRTVLDDEGLRTRVPLLARQLVAIHAVRPAVRPREYVALTTADTVVTPKGADAAAWSAAIDVIRKPAPAYEGRFLHRDFQPGNVLFDVEPSRPTGARITGVVDWAGASWGPTDLDVAHCSTHLALLHGPAWGLRFAEAYEEAGGVLAATASERLYWQVRDGLACSEEVRLVSRPWREAGRTELTTRAVEERLDAYVTAVMDTLG, encoded by the coding sequence GTGAGCCGACACCTGGAGGCCGGCGAACGGGTCGTCGGAACACAGGCGCTGCACGGCGGCATCACTGCCGACATGCGGAGGCTGACCATCGGCACGCGGGACGGAGACACCCGTCACCTGGTGCTGCGGACCTTCGTCAACATGGAGCACGCCGAGGACTGGCTGAACCGGGAGGCCGGCGCCCTGACCCTGCTCACGGGGACCGGGGTGCCGGCTCCTGGACTGGTCGCGGTCGATCCGACCGCCGCGCAGTGCGCGTATCCCTCCCTCCTCATGACACATCTGGCGGGCCGGACGGTCCTCGACGACGAGGGATTGCGGACGCGCGTCCCGCTGCTGGCCCGTCAACTCGTGGCGATCCACGCGGTGCGACCCGCCGTTCGGCCCCGGGAGTACGTGGCGTTGACGACCGCCGACACCGTCGTGACTCCGAAGGGCGCCGACGCGGCGGCATGGTCCGCGGCCATCGACGTGATCCGCAAGCCCGCGCCAGCCTATGAAGGGCGTTTCCTGCACCGGGACTTCCAACCCGGCAACGTGCTGTTCGACGTGGAGCCATCGAGGCCAACAGGTGCCCGCATCACCGGCGTCGTCGACTGGGCAGGGGCCTCCTGGGGCCCGACGGATCTCGATGTGGCGCACTGCTCCACCCATCTCGCGCTGCTGCACGGCCCGGCGTGGGGCCTGCGGTTCGCCGAGGCGTACGAGGAGGCCGGCGGGGTGCTGGCCGCGACCGCGAGCGAGCGGCTGTACTGGCAGGTACGGGACGGGCTGGCGTGCTCGGAAGAAGTGCGGTTGGTGTCGCGGCCATGGCGGGAGGCAGGCAGGACAGAGCTGACGACACGAGCCGTGGAGGAGCGGCTGGATGCCTATGTCACCGCCGTGATGGACACGCTGGGCTGA
- a CDS encoding MFS transporter, protein MAQRPSVKGVADVVALIDGLGKITGRAQIIWFLVFGGLFLDAYSNAALSAGLGPMTTQMELTSTQVSILTATAPALAIIFNPLGGWLATRIGRVPPLLIAKVFAVAGALLAAFAGDFTVVWLGRVLVGVAYGIDFAVAMALLAEYTPAKLGGRLNLWQAVWYVATTSNLALALLFFNLDVGSDIWRWSVGSAAVVAVALLLSQALMLKESPTWLAGKGRLDESVTSLDRIYGIKAVVGTPDAMTRIAAEAPVVGFRQTGLLFKGEYLPRTILSSVISLGQSMQYFAVGWYLPLISLTIFGESFEKATIGSMVFNAFGIAGGLLSAYFGRRLGLRLSSAAGFAGVFVALVAMGLTFEKVPTAVAFLLPVLFILCHSAGPGANGKSIAALSYSSDVRALGTGVTGMVGSFGSVAGLYVFPQIKDSLGLADTFLTLSVVPLLGLITCLLIKWDPTKAASPDEVAGQDRDATAALSVTAG, encoded by the coding sequence ATGGCACAACGTCCGAGCGTCAAAGGCGTCGCCGATGTCGTTGCGCTCATCGATGGGCTGGGAAAGATCACCGGCCGGGCGCAGATCATCTGGTTCCTCGTGTTCGGCGGGCTGTTCCTCGACGCCTACTCGAACGCGGCGCTGAGCGCCGGTCTGGGGCCCATGACGACCCAGATGGAGCTCACCAGCACCCAAGTCTCGATCCTCACGGCCACTGCTCCGGCGCTGGCCATCATCTTCAACCCCCTCGGTGGCTGGCTCGCCACCCGCATCGGCCGCGTCCCCCCGCTGCTCATCGCCAAGGTGTTCGCCGTCGCGGGCGCCCTGCTCGCCGCCTTCGCCGGTGACTTCACCGTCGTGTGGCTCGGCCGGGTCCTGGTGGGCGTCGCGTACGGCATCGACTTCGCGGTCGCCATGGCGCTGCTCGCCGAGTACACGCCCGCGAAGCTGGGCGGCCGGCTCAACCTGTGGCAGGCCGTCTGGTACGTCGCCACCACCAGCAACCTCGCCCTGGCCCTGCTCTTCTTCAACCTGGATGTCGGCTCGGACATCTGGCGCTGGTCGGTCGGCTCGGCCGCGGTCGTCGCCGTCGCGCTGCTGCTGAGCCAAGCGCTGATGCTCAAGGAGAGCCCCACCTGGCTGGCCGGCAAGGGCCGGCTGGACGAGTCCGTCACCAGCCTGGACCGGATCTACGGGATCAAGGCAGTCGTCGGTACGCCCGACGCGATGACCCGCATCGCGGCTGAGGCACCGGTCGTCGGGTTCCGCCAGACCGGGCTTCTGTTCAAGGGCGAGTACCTGCCGCGCACGATCCTCTCATCGGTGATCTCGCTCGGGCAGTCGATGCAGTACTTCGCGGTCGGCTGGTACCTCCCGCTGATCAGCCTGACGATCTTCGGCGAGAGCTTCGAGAAGGCCACCATCGGCTCGATGGTGTTCAACGCCTTCGGTATCGCGGGCGGGCTGCTGTCCGCGTACTTCGGCCGCCGCCTCGGGCTGCGGCTCAGCTCCGCTGCCGGCTTCGCCGGGGTCTTCGTGGCCCTGGTGGCGATGGGACTAACCTTCGAGAAGGTGCCCACGGCCGTGGCGTTCCTGCTGCCGGTGCTGTTCATCCTCTGCCACTCCGCGGGCCCCGGTGCCAACGGCAAGTCCATCGCGGCGCTCTCGTACAGCAGCGATGTCCGCGCCCTGGGCACCGGTGTCACCGGGATGGTCGGCAGCTTCGGCAGTGTCGCCGGCCTGTATGTCTTCCCGCAGATCAAGGACTCGCTCGGACTCGCCGACACCTTCTTGACGCTGTCCGTCGTGCCGCTGCTCGGCCTGATCACCTGCCTGTTGATCAAGTGGGACCCGACGAAGGCCGCCTCGCCCGACGAGGTCGCCGGGCAGGACCGTGACGCCACTGCGGCGCTCTCCGTGACCGCGGGCTGA
- a CDS encoding FGGY family carbohydrate kinase, translating to MARRAVGGAREDGIEITAVALSTQRATAMLWDRVTGQPLLPAVVWQDRRHATELTAYEAEWDAVLLARQGRPVGARAPFLWAARQIAEHPEVAAAHRRGRLLFGTVDTWLIWRLTGGAVHATTPTNAASTGGYLLERHAWDQEWIGHLGFPLGLLPELRSDDTGFGTTDPAALGIAVPLAASMGDQHAALVALGGLAVGQGMCMYGTGAFVDAATGTTPALPRPDISGVLAQPGRRQGDISHYSLEAYTSTVGSALRWLCDDLSLFASPKELGEEAGRVPTRPGRTPRFVPALAGVRTPVWQPEATASLTGLTLATTRADLARAVLDGIAHSVCDLIDGVADTMGTPFTRLRVGGGVSGSDPLLRIQADLTGLPLERVADSATASLRGTAYLAGVAQGLWPSLEEVVEAQPHGRIFEPAITAAERAEQRAAWRDVLIAHRGDPALLPLREGPPKPPTPR from the coding sequence GTGGCGCGCCGGGCCGTCGGCGGGGCCCGCGAGGACGGCATCGAGATCACCGCCGTCGCGCTCTCCACCCAGCGGGCCACCGCGATGCTCTGGGACCGCGTCACCGGGCAGCCGCTCCTGCCCGCGGTGGTGTGGCAGGACCGGCGCCACGCGACCGAGCTCACCGCCTACGAAGCGGAGTGGGACGCCGTCCTGCTGGCCCGGCAGGGCCGGCCGGTCGGCGCCCGCGCCCCGTTCCTCTGGGCCGCCCGGCAGATCGCCGAGCACCCCGAGGTGGCCGCCGCGCACCGCCGGGGCCGGCTGCTCTTCGGCACCGTCGACACCTGGCTGATCTGGCGCCTCACCGGCGGCGCCGTCCACGCCACTACGCCGACCAACGCCGCGTCCACCGGTGGCTATCTGCTGGAGCGGCACGCCTGGGACCAGGAGTGGATCGGCCACCTCGGTTTCCCCCTCGGCCTGCTGCCGGAGCTCCGCTCCGACGACACCGGATTCGGTACCACCGACCCGGCCGCCCTCGGGATCGCCGTCCCGCTGGCCGCCTCCATGGGCGATCAGCACGCCGCACTCGTCGCGCTCGGCGGGCTCGCCGTCGGACAGGGCATGTGCATGTACGGGACCGGCGCCTTCGTCGACGCGGCGACCGGCACCACGCCCGCCCTGCCCCGGCCGGACATCTCCGGGGTGCTCGCCCAGCCCGGCCGGCGGCAGGGCGACATCAGCCACTACAGCCTGGAGGCATACACCTCCACCGTGGGTTCGGCGCTGCGCTGGCTCTGTGACGACCTGAGCCTGTTCGCGTCGCCGAAGGAGCTCGGTGAGGAAGCGGGCCGGGTCCCCACCCGGCCGGGCCGCACCCCGCGTTTCGTCCCGGCGCTCGCCGGGGTCCGTACGCCGGTCTGGCAACCGGAGGCCACCGCGTCCCTCACCGGGCTCACTCTCGCCACCACTCGCGCCGATCTCGCCCGTGCCGTGCTCGACGGGATCGCGCACTCGGTGTGCGATCTGATCGACGGGGTCGCCGACACCATGGGCACCCCGTTCACCCGGCTCCGGGTCGGCGGCGGTGTCTCCGGCAGCGACCCGCTGTTGCGGATCCAGGCCGACCTGACCGGTCTGCCGCTGGAGCGGGTCGCCGACTCCGCGACCGCGAGCCTGCGCGGCACCGCCTATCTGGCGGGTGTCGCCCAGGGCCTGTGGCCCTCGCTCGAAGAGGTCGTCGAGGCGCAGCCGCACGGCCGGATCTTCGAGCCCGCGATCACGGCGGCCGAACGCGCCGAGCAGCGGGCCGCCTGGCGCGATGTGCTGATCGCCCATCGAGGCGACCCCGCGCTGCTCCCCCTGCGGGAGGGCCCGCCCAAGCCACCCACCCCCCGCTGA
- a CDS encoding glycerol-3-phosphate dehydrogenase/oxidase: protein MITMPARKPRRTAAATRRTPLLLDRAAIKRQLADETYDVLVIGGGITGAYAVLDAASRGLRAALIEKDDFASGTSSKSSKMVHGGLRYIEQGNVNLVRHSLLERHRFRKNAPHLVHRLPFLFPILEKDGIFDARLAKGFEGLLWTYDLVGGWRIGKLHQRLTVPEVLAQAPTLRAENLRGGLMYFDARADDARLVLTIVRTAAALGATILNGAKAEGLLMETDQVAGARVTADGDTFDIRSRAVVNATGVWTDELDAKADDGHRPQVRPAKGVHIVVPWDKVRINCTVTVPIPGRARRATCTRWGNSVVLGTTDEDYQGSRDDVHCTREEMDFLLEGANTAFEGKLTPDDVIGSIGGLRPLVGGGEGATLDMRRDHHITVGRTGMVTVTGGKLTTSRHMGELVINKVMTVLGHRGKSRTTDLPLLGGAGYDAEAVAASGGVAAHLGERFGTEARFVGDLIQDDPSLAEPIVAGLPYTRAEVVYAARAELARSVDDVLSRRTRARLFARDASVTAAEAVGAILGQELNLTEAEVERSVAEYLAAVHHEKSVLLEGAAA from the coding sequence GTGATCACCATGCCCGCCCGGAAACCGCGGCGCACCGCCGCGGCGACCCGTCGGACGCCGCTGCTGCTCGACCGGGCCGCCATCAAGCGCCAACTGGCCGACGAGACCTACGACGTGCTCGTCATCGGCGGTGGCATCACCGGGGCGTACGCCGTGCTCGACGCCGCCTCGCGCGGGCTGCGCGCGGCCCTGATCGAGAAGGACGACTTCGCCTCCGGCACCTCGTCGAAGTCCTCGAAGATGGTGCACGGGGGCTTGCGCTATATCGAGCAGGGCAACGTCAACCTGGTCCGCCACTCGCTCCTGGAGCGGCATCGCTTCCGCAAGAACGCCCCGCACCTGGTGCACCGGCTGCCGTTCCTCTTCCCGATCCTGGAGAAGGACGGCATCTTCGACGCCCGCCTCGCCAAGGGTTTCGAGGGGCTGCTGTGGACGTACGACCTGGTCGGCGGCTGGCGGATCGGCAAACTGCACCAGCGGCTCACCGTCCCCGAGGTCCTCGCGCAGGCGCCGACGCTGCGTGCGGAGAACCTCAGGGGCGGGCTGATGTACTTCGATGCCCGTGCCGATGACGCCCGGCTCGTCCTGACCATCGTCCGCACCGCCGCCGCGCTCGGCGCCACGATCCTCAACGGTGCCAAGGCCGAGGGTCTGCTGATGGAGACGGACCAGGTGGCCGGTGCCCGGGTCACGGCGGACGGCGACACCTTCGACATCCGCTCGCGGGCCGTCGTCAACGCCACCGGGGTGTGGACCGACGAGCTCGACGCGAAGGCGGACGACGGTCACCGGCCGCAGGTCCGGCCGGCCAAGGGTGTGCACATCGTGGTGCCCTGGGACAAGGTGCGGATCAACTGCACGGTGACCGTGCCGATCCCCGGCCGGGCCCGCCGCGCCACCTGCACCCGCTGGGGCAACAGCGTCGTGCTGGGCACCACGGACGAGGACTACCAGGGCTCCCGGGACGATGTGCACTGCACCCGTGAGGAGATGGACTTCCTGCTGGAGGGGGCCAACACCGCCTTCGAGGGGAAGCTCACCCCGGACGATGTGATCGGCTCCATCGGCGGTCTGCGTCCGCTGGTGGGCGGCGGCGAGGGCGCGACGCTCGATATGCGCCGCGACCACCACATCACCGTCGGCCGCACCGGCATGGTGACGGTGACCGGCGGCAAGCTCACCACCAGCCGGCACATGGGCGAGCTCGTCATCAACAAGGTGATGACGGTCCTCGGCCACAGGGGGAAGAGCCGTACCACCGATCTCCCGCTGCTCGGCGGCGCCGGCTACGACGCCGAAGCCGTCGCGGCGTCCGGTGGCGTGGCCGCGCACCTGGGCGAGCGCTTCGGCACCGAGGCCCGTTTCGTCGGCGACCTGATCCAGGACGACCCGTCGCTGGCCGAGCCGATCGTGGCGGGACTCCCGTACACCAGGGCCGAGGTCGTGTACGCGGCCCGCGCCGAACTGGCCCGTTCGGTCGACGATGTGCTCTCCCGCCGCACCCGCGCCCGGCTGTTCGCCCGGGACGCCTCCGTTACCGCCGCGGAGGCCGTCGGCGCGATCCTCGGCCAGGAACTGAACCTCACGGAGGCCGAGGTCGAGCGCTCGGTCGCCGAGTACCTCGCAGCCGTCCACCACGAAAAGTCCGTACTCCTCGAAGGGGCAGCAGCATGA
- a CDS encoding FAD-binding oxidoreductase, which yields MISRQTITHPFNRGDYTIGAPSSARWARNTPIGEGEAALQVNPVEVPECVVEALREAAHAVHTSRHEVVARTRDWWAGSMIGETEGRPATPNAVIVEAADADQVAAVLRICHEAGVPVTPSAGRSNVTGAALPVFGGVVLDVCGLNQIIDFDAESNIVDVQAGMFGDLFEKHLQEEYGVTTGHWPSAFAVSTVGGWIACRGAGQLSTRYGKIEDMVVGVDVVHADGTRATYGDYARAAVGPDLRQLFVGSEGTLGVIVSARLRVHPLPRYAGAVAFGFTTFAEGLDACRKIMQRGATPAVLRLYDTLESGTHFGHPETNLLLIADEGDPAIVDASIKVATEVCAAYGPELDSKAVFERWLDERMLVGKSADGFTPGPGFVADTLEMAASWTDLPVIYDEVVAAIQSVPGTLAASAHQSHAYTDGACVYFSLRGDVAPESRRDWYRSVWDAANAVLIKHAAALSHHHGCGLLRGPYLEESLGAGFPTFVAVKQALDPAGILNPGKLGLPSRFGASPLN from the coding sequence ATGATCAGCCGCCAGACCATCACCCACCCGTTCAACCGGGGCGACTACACGATCGGCGCCCCCAGCTCCGCCAGGTGGGCGCGGAACACCCCGATCGGGGAGGGCGAGGCGGCCCTCCAGGTGAACCCGGTCGAGGTCCCCGAGTGCGTGGTCGAGGCACTGCGCGAGGCCGCGCACGCCGTCCACACCTCCCGCCACGAGGTCGTCGCCCGGACCCGTGACTGGTGGGCCGGTTCGATGATCGGTGAGACCGAGGGCCGTCCCGCCACCCCGAACGCCGTGATCGTCGAGGCGGCCGACGCCGACCAGGTCGCGGCCGTGCTGCGGATCTGCCACGAGGCCGGCGTCCCGGTCACCCCCTCGGCGGGCCGCTCCAACGTCACGGGCGCGGCCCTCCCCGTCTTCGGCGGCGTCGTCCTGGACGTCTGCGGGCTGAACCAGATCATCGACTTCGACGCCGAGTCGAACATCGTGGATGTCCAGGCGGGCATGTTCGGCGACCTCTTCGAGAAGCACCTCCAGGAGGAGTACGGCGTCACCACCGGCCACTGGCCGTCCGCCTTCGCCGTCTCCACGGTCGGCGGCTGGATCGCCTGCCGCGGCGCCGGTCAGCTCTCCACCCGTTACGGCAAGATCGAGGACATGGTCGTCGGCGTCGACGTCGTGCACGCGGACGGTACGCGCGCCACGTACGGCGACTACGCCCGCGCCGCGGTCGGCCCGGACCTGCGCCAGCTGTTCGTCGGCTCGGAGGGCACCCTCGGTGTCATCGTCTCGGCGCGCCTGCGGGTCCACCCGCTGCCGCGGTACGCCGGCGCCGTCGCGTTCGGCTTCACGACCTTCGCGGAGGGCCTGGACGCCTGCCGCAAGATCATGCAGCGCGGTGCCACCCCGGCCGTCCTGCGGCTGTACGACACCCTGGAGTCCGGCACCCACTTCGGCCACCCGGAGACCAACCTGCTGCTCATCGCCGACGAGGGGGACCCGGCCATCGTCGACGCCTCGATCAAGGTGGCGACCGAGGTCTGCGCGGCGTACGGCCCCGAGCTGGACAGCAAGGCGGTCTTCGAGCGCTGGCTGGACGAGCGGATGCTGGTCGGCAAGTCCGCCGACGGCTTCACGCCGGGTCCGGGCTTCGTCGCCGACACCCTGGAGATGGCCGCGTCCTGGACCGACCTCCCGGTGATCTACGACGAGGTGGTCGCCGCGATCCAGTCGGTGCCCGGCACCCTGGCCGCCTCGGCGCACCAGTCCCACGCGTACACCGACGGCGCCTGCGTCTACTTCTCACTGCGCGGCGATGTGGCGCCCGAGTCGCGGCGCGACTGGTACCGCTCGGTGTGGGACGCGGCCAACGCCGTACTGATCAAGCACGCGGCGGCGCTCAGCCACCACCATGGCTGCGGTCTGCTGCGCGGCCCCTACCTGGAGGAATCCCTCGGGGCGGGCTTCCCGACGTTCGTCGCGGTGAAGCAGGCCCTCGACCCGGCGGGCATTCTCAACCCTGGCAAGCTGGGCCTTCCCAGTCGCTTCGGCGCGTCCCCGCTGAACTGA
- a CDS encoding putative quinol monooxygenase, whose protein sequence is MSYVIVARYRTKEGAENTVLPLLDTMAAASRQEPGNLAYRVHQGTEDPRAIVLYEEYVSEDAFTAHCAAPHFQEIVLGKVVPLLESRDVLRCAPRPQVRA, encoded by the coding sequence ATGTCCTACGTCATCGTCGCCCGCTACCGCACCAAGGAGGGCGCGGAGAACACCGTCCTCCCCCTGCTCGACACGATGGCCGCCGCGTCCCGCCAGGAGCCGGGCAACCTCGCCTACCGCGTCCACCAGGGCACCGAGGACCCGCGGGCGATCGTGCTGTACGAGGAGTACGTCTCCGAAGACGCCTTCACCGCGCACTGCGCCGCCCCGCACTTCCAGGAGATCGTGCTCGGCAAGGTCGTCCCGCTGCTGGAGAGCCGTGACGTGCTGCGCTGCGCCCCGCGTCCGCAGGTGCGGGCATGA
- a CDS encoding alcohol dehydrogenase catalytic domain-containing protein has translation MKTRAVVLRGISTARPYSETRPVEVEELELGAPREGAVLFRIAAASLCHSDLSVVGGDRVRPLPMALGHEAVGIVRETGPGVARVRPADHVAPVSVPSRGLCADRAAGRPALGAQAAAANGSGAPLHGPSLPTRRREREPTLLSLAVGAVAAALPARRAAALIPLRAVNDA, from the coding sequence ATGAAGACCCGTGCGGTGGTATTGCGCGGCATATCGACCGCCCGCCCCTACTCCGAGACCCGCCCGGTCGAGGTGGAGGAACTGGAGCTGGGTGCCCCGCGCGAGGGCGCGGTGCTGTTCCGGATCGCGGCCGCCTCGCTCTGCCACTCGGACCTGTCGGTGGTGGGCGGCGACCGGGTCCGCCCGCTGCCGATGGCGCTGGGGCACGAGGCGGTGGGCATCGTACGGGAGACCGGGCCGGGCGTCGCCCGGGTCCGCCCCGCTGACCACGTGGCCCCGGTCTCCGTGCCGAGCCGCGGCCTCTGCGCCGACCGCGCGGCCGGCCGGCCCGCCCTGGGTGCACAGGCCGCCGCGGCGAACGGGTCGGGAGCACCGCTGCACGGCCCGTCCCTGCCGACGCGCCGCCGTGAGCGAGAGCCCACTCTGCTCTCCCTCGCCGTCGGCGCGGTCGCGGCCGCCTTGCCCGCCCGACGGGCCGCCGCGCTCATCCCCCTGCGAGCCGTCAACGACGCCTAG